The genomic DNA agttaaaaattttatgtcattgaTTTCCTTCTATCGTTggtgatattaattttaaatttggtgtgtaggtttatttaattaaaagtgtgAAAATCATCAGTTTTTGTGTACCTGCAAATGCGTATAAGTATAAAGTATGCTGAAGACAAACCATTGCCATAGAATTCGTTGCTACGAAACACTCATTAAGAGAGTGTGGTAATTCCGTAAAAACTTAGTTTTGGACagggattttataaaatctgaTCTTAGAGGCGCCTGTGTCATGAAGAGAATACCAATCACTACAATacatatattagggtggcccaaaaaaaccgactattttttttttcgagtctcttatgaaaatttgttggggtatgatgttttaagaagcctctccaaaaatcagctcgataaaaaatttttaagaggtcgctcacgaattttgaaaatatcaaaaatgataggaattcggattttttgtttctaaattttttctttctcgtggcagcaatattttatatctttagAATGATGACAATGCTGAGAATTTCAgcccaatatttaaatatttgaacggCGCCCCAGaactttgaatattaactgataatatgtaactaatacttggaattagtttttgtatgtttttataactcaattattgtcattccaCTCAAATATAACTTTAgcataaccgaaaatatacaggacagtctcaaacaataaaattagataagttttgaataagcaaaaaaacccaaaaattaaattaaaaaataaaaaagtatgccaataacttattatttctatttctcgggttgtatttttattcattatgatacaaattgatagtaaaaaaattgagaagcttcattattaatattcaagggtcACTCGATTACGTCCAAGAGACAGTACTCTGAaccattcaaaattcttgagcggcgtttaaatattttcattttgggctgaaattttcagcgcagtcatgatttcataaatataaactatagctgccacgagaaaaaagaaatttggaaccgaaaaatccgaattttgatcatttttgatattttcaaaattcgtgaacgacttcttgaaaattttttatcgagctgatttttggaaaggcttcttaaaacttcataaaccaagaaattttcataagagactcgaaaaaaaaaaattgtcggttttttttgggccaccctaatatatataccaaATTTGAAGCCAACAGCaactaaacttttttgaagatGTCATAATAAATGATTGAGTAAGTGAGCGGTATTTCACTTTTATGTGATACAAACATAAGTACATATTTAATAGGGTAATTCAGTTCCggccacaatttttttatacactcaccaagaaaaatattgttgtataTGTTGAAACTGAAATTCCTTGTAATTTTCAGCCCTcaattctaaataatttttaattatttttaaagtttttccaTTTCAGAAGCATAGGGAATagggtaatttattttcagttcTCAAATGTTCAGCtgcattttgaattttcgggTCGGCATTCTGTAGGCATTCAATGCTCTTCAAAACTTCGTGTAACAACTTTATTGACATTATAATTGCTTTTCTGTATGGATTTTGAGTCATTTTTCGAATGATAATTAGGATTTTTCGTTGatattgacaaaataaaaaaatacttctcCGAAATTCTTTTTggacaacaattttttttttaacaaatgaactgattttaattaaaaaaaatattttgaaaaaattttatttcttaaatatctctgAAGGTACGGTACTGATCATGCACATTTTCTCAGAAATTGTTGAAATTAATGAGCCACTTCAAATGCCACCTCAAAAAGTCAAATCGGTGTACGCGTTCAGAAGTTACAGGATATTTACATCCATGCGCATATACACACGGAAGTCATCTTGAAATCAATCATAATaacttcctagaacctcaaaatgtcaagatctgataaaaattccatttttttaaatcggaCCGAACTTAATTTCCCTTTTTTTTAAGCTGTTAAATTGTCATAgcgaaaagtttaaaaaatcaaaaataagaaAGAAATATTGgaaatactaaatataaaaatattattgtttggACATGGTGTAATACGTCAAAAAAtactgttataaaaaatattgagttatatttgttaataacttatatatgtgaatatttttataaatatgggTACAGTGGTACATCGCGGTTACTCCAGTGTAGCGCCCATGTATGTTTTCTAAGACATGTGGTGACGTCAAGTACCTTTGATATATAGACACACACGCTCTCAACTCTAATGGAAGAAAGAGCAATTTGACCGCCAAAGCTTTACAGTCAGCCATCGCATTATTAACTCTTCTCTCTCTATCTTTCTCACCCGAAAAAATTCTAATCTGCATCAAAACAAAGCAggtttgtaataaaatattgattgattaacaaattaatctttcaataatatttctctacatattatttaacaattttacaGAGAATCTCGTAACAACCAAATACTATTGAGAGGTTAGGAAAAGAAAATGAATTCGTTCAAAGGAAATCCAAgaggtaaatattattaattgatactaACAAGGTTTGCAAAATAATCgagcgaaaaaattttattttattgaatttcttattctgtggaaaaaaaatttttgacattgtATAAAAAcgtagatgataaaaaaacgtGACGTAGAAAATgaatcgaaaaataattttaaaaattattgtgattgtaaaaaatgttaaaaaaattatgttaaattataagtaGTTACGTTTTAAGATCCTTCAGCGGAAAATTTGATAAGTTTAAGATTATTATTTGATGGCGTaagaattaattgaaaaataatttgaatactttatgtcattgttaaaaatatttaaaaaattatttaaaattgtgaGTAGCTACGTATTAAAATTCTTCAGCGGAAAAtttgatgatcctgaagttagcagacagttagaaattttcgaACTTTTGTTTTGACGacttaattttagtaaaatcaaaataaaaatatgcacttgtagaaaatttaaaaaactaaaggtgcaattttttcgaatattttttttttaaataatttattgtttaaaataaaatctacaaattattagacgttgggtaacttcagtatcattaaatttcatttgtttaaaataattatttgctgACGTaagaattaattgaaaaataatttgaatactttatgtcattgttaaaaatatttaaaaaattatttaaaattgtgaGTAGCTACGTATTAAAATTCTTCAGCGGAGAATTTAATgttcctgaagttagcagacagttagaaattttcgaACTTTTGTTTTgacgacttaaatttaaaaaaatatgcacgtgtagaaaatttataaaactaaaagtgcaaattcttcaaatattttttttttaaataatttattgtttaaaaaaaaatctacaaattattagacgttgggtgacttcagtatcattaaattccatttgtttaaaataattatttgctgACGtaagaatttattgaaaaataatttgaatactttttgtgattgttaaaaatatttaaaaaattatttaaaattgtaagtaGGGACGATTTAAAATTCTTCAGCGGAGAATTTAATgttcctgaagttagcagacagttaaaaattttcgaactTTTGTTTTGAcgacttaattttaataaaatcaaaataaaaatatgcacttgtaaaaaatttaaaaactaaaggtgcaattttttcgaatattttttttttaaataatttattgtttaaaaaaaaatctacaaattattagacgttgggtaacttcagtatcattaaatttcatttgtttaaaataattatttgctgACGTaagaattaattgaaaaataatttgaatactttatgtcattgttaaaaatatttaaaaaattatttaaaattgtgaGTAGCTACGTATTAAAATTCTTCAGCGGAGAATTTAATgttcctgaagttagcagacagttagaaattttcgaACTTTTGTTTTGacgacttaatttaaaaaaaatatgcacgtgtagaaaatttataaaactaaaagtgcaaattcttcaaatattttttttttaaataatttattgttaaaaaaaaaatctacaaattattagacgttgggtgacttcagtatcattaaattccatttgtttaaaataattatttgctgACGTtagaattaattgaaaaataatttgaatactttttgtgattgtcaaaaatatttaaaaaattatttaaaattgtaagtaGGGACGATTTAAAATTCTTCAGCGGAGAATTTAATgttcctgaagttagcagacagttaaaaattttcgaactTTTGTTTTGAcgacttaattttaataaaatcaaaataaaaatatgcacttgtaaaaaatttaaaaactaaaggtgcaattttttcgaatattttttttttaaataatttattgtttaaaaaaaaatctacaaattattagacgttgggtaacttcagtatcattaaatttcatttgtttaaaataattatttgctgACGTaagaattaattgaaaaataatttgaatactttatgtcattgttaaaaatatttaaaaaattatttaaaattgtgaGTAGCTACGTATTAAAATTCTTCAGCGGAGAATTTAATgttcctgaagttagcagacagttagaaattttcgaACTTTTGTTTTGAcgacttaattttaaaaaaatatgcacgtgtagaaaatttataaaactaaaagtgcaaattcttcaaatattttttttttaaataatttattgtttaaaaaaaaatctacaaattattagacgttgggtgacttcagtatcattaaattccatttgtttaaaataattatttgctgACGTtagaattaattgaaaaataatttgaatactttttgtgattgtcaaaaatatttaaaaaattatttaaaattgtaagtaGGGACGATTTAAAATTCTTCAGCGGAGAATTTAATgttcctgaagttagcagacagttagaaattttcgaACTTTTGTGTTGAcgacttaattttaaaaaaatatgcacgtgtagaaaatttaaaaaactaaaagtgcaaattcttcaaatattttttttttaaataatttattgtttaaaaaaaaatctacaaattattagacgttgggtgacttcagtatcattaaattccatttgtttaaaataattatttgctgACGTaagaattaattgaaaaataatttgaatactttttgtgattgttaaaaacatttaaaaaattatttaaaattgtaagtaGGGACGATTTAAAATTCTTCAGCGGAGAATTTAATgttcctgaagttagcagacagttaaaaattctCGAACTTTTGTTTTGAcgacttaattttaataaaatcaaaataaaaatatgcacttgtaaaaaatttaaaaactaaaggtgcaattttttcgaatattttttttttaaataatttattgtttaaaaaaaaatctacaaattattagacgttgggtaacttcagtatcattaaatttcatttgtttaaaataattatttgctgACGTtagaattaattgaaaaataatttgaatactttttgtgattgtcaaaaatatttaaaaaattatttaaaattgtaagtaGGGACGATTTAAAATTCTTCAGCGGAGAATTTAATgttcctgaagttagcagacagttagaaattttcgaacttttgttttaacgacttaattttaaaaaaatatgcacgtgtagaaaatttaaaaaactaaaagtgcaaattcttcaaatatttttttttaaaataatttattgtttaaaaaaaaatctacaaattattagacgttgggtaacttcagtatcattaaatttcatttgtttaaaataattatttgctgACGTtagaattaattgaaaaataatttgaatactttttgtgattgtcaaaaatatttaaaaaattatttaaaattgtatgTAGGGACGATTTAAAATTCTTCAGCGGAGAATTTAATgttcctgaagttagcagacagttagaaattttcaaacttttgttTTGAcgacttaattttaataaaatcaaaataaaaatatgcacttgtaaaaaatttaaaaaactaaaggtgcaattttttcgaatattttttttttaaataatttattgtttaaaaaaaaatctacaaattattagacgttgggtaacttcagtatcattaaatttcatttgtttaaaataattatttgctgACGTtagaattaattgaaaaataatttgaatactttatgtcattgttaaaaatatttaaaaaattatttaaaattgtgaGTAGCTACGTATTAAAATTCTTCAGCGGAAAAtttgatgatcctgaagttagcagacagttagaaattttcgaatttttgttttaacgatttaattttaaagaaataaaaataaaaatatgcacgtgtagaaaatttaaaatactaaaggtgcaattttcacaaataatttattgttttaaataaaatccacaaattattagatgtcggctaacttcagtatcattaaatttgatttgtttaaaataattatttggtgACGTaagatttaattgaaaaataatttaaatgcttTCTGTCCTTGttaagaatattaaaaaaattattcaaaattataagcCGCCAcgttttaaaatcattagcGGAGAATTTGATGTTCccgaagttagcagacagttagaaattttcgaatttttgttttaacgacttaattataataaattatgcacgtgtagaaaatttaaaaaactaaaagtgcaaatttttcaaatatttttttaaaataatttattgtttaaaaaaaaatctacaaactatttgacgtcggctaacttcagtatcataaaatttggttcgtttaaaataattttttggtgacgtaaaaattaatcaaaaaatattttaaatactttctgtcattgttaaaaatattcaaaaaattatttaaaattataagttgctacattaaaaattactaaagcaacaaaattaatttgcttaaaataattatatagtgacgaaaaaattaatcaaatactaactttaataatttatgttaaaaaaatattttaaattatgagtagctatatttcaaaatactaaagcaaataaattaattgattgaaaataattatttggtgACGTAGAAAAttgatcgaaaaataattttgaaagtaattgtcatccataaaaatatttaaacaattattttaattctaaagcagttgtctttaaaaatttctctagcaaaaagttgattttttttcaattaattattcgatggtgaaattaatttattgaaataaaattctttaaattcaCTTAGTATTGGACGTACTGTgttcgaaattattttaaattcaaaatagctttgttaataaaatactgTGGCAGAgattagttaatttatttactaatttttgaatgGTAATGAAAGTAATTGATCGAAATGTCCTAAAAGAAACTAATAACGTCATACGTACTGGATTGATAATTTCATGAGTTAGATAGGaagatgattaaaaaatgttgatttGAATgacgtttattaatttaaatttgtaattcaatgggaaataaaagtaattaaaaaatcgaaaaaaaagagGACCGTCAACACTGCGTGGAAATAATTAGCAATAAAGGAAATGTAGCAAAATAGGaatctatttaaatttcaatcgaACGATGAAGACTactgattataaaaatatatacatttatatatatatatatataagtattttatataaatcagtACATTGGTATATCACGATTACTTGAGTTCAGCaaccatgaattttttttctctatatgTAATTACGTCAGAGTATctctgatatatatataaatatatatatatatatatatatagacatactCGCTCTCAACTCTAACGGAAGAAAGAGAAATTTAACCGCCAATGCTTTACAGTCAGCCATTGTGTTGTCAGCTCTTCTCTCCgaggaaaaattttgatttgcaTTAAAACAAAGCAggataattagataaaatttgatattaaaaaaaaaacaacctataaaaatttaaccatttaattttttttccacaactttatcaatatttttgtagagtgCGTCGTAATAACCGATAAAAATTTAgaggttagaaaaaaaatgaatttatttaaactgaaGCAAAGAGGTAAATATCATTAATCGTAAGCATTTCTATTACATACGTATATTTTAAGAATGTACTAGTTATTTCAAGTAGAAATTATTGACTTATTAAATGATaacgtaaattgaaaaaaaaaatttttgtaattttcaaatattgttaatattgtAAAGCTTTCATTGGTTGAAGTTAGACGTGCGTTGAAATCAATGATGCGAATGATGTTAATTCATCCAAATAGTTAACTAATAgtgatgaaaattaatttttaaaaaattaaaaaaagatataaacattggaatttcaaaattactagttcaaaaaaaattaatagctatttattaaaactattaaattaatagtgacgaaaattgatcaataatgatcttaaaatattgtaaatactACGAGGAAAATTATTGGCAATAGTTGACTGGGATGTCTTGAGATACTAAGTTGACTCGCGAATACTACGAATACTAAGTTGAAAGCAGttcatttattgaaattaatattttaacggTTAAGTGATTCAAtagataacaaattttttaaattcttcggtttataaatattgcatGAATTACAGTAAAATTCTCATCAATCGAAAttctaattataatatttttcaggCGGGGGAAGACGACCTCACGGTGACAGGTCATCGACAGCAGGTAATCGTCAGCTCCGAAGCAGCCAAAGTAGTTTACCGCCACTTGCTGAACCTCGACCTTCAAATGGTCCTCAGGTACCGAGACGTCGAGGTAGAGGTAGTCGACAGCCGTCGCGAGTACCTCAAGGTGGAGGTGCTTTAAATCCGCTGCCAATACCTCAAGGTGGTGGTGCTCTGAATCTTCCGCTAGCATCTCAAAGGGGACATGCTGTGAATCAGCCGCCAGTACCTCAAGGTGGAGGTGCCCTGAATCTGCCAGCAGTACCTCAAGGTGGAGGTGCCCTGAATCTGCCAGCAGTACCTCAAGGTGGAGGTGCCCTGAATCTGCCAGCAGTACCTCAAGGTGGAGGTGCCCTGAATCTGCCACCAGTACCTCAAGGTGGAGGTGCCCTGAATCTGCCAGCAGTACCTCAAGGTGGAGGTGCCCTGAATCTGCCAGCAGTACCTCAAGGTGGAGGTGCCCTGAATCTGCCAGCAGTACCTCAAGGTGGAGGTGCCCTGAATCTGCCACCAGTACCTCAAGGTGGAGGTGCCCTGAATCTGCCACCAGTACCTCAAGGTGGACATGCTCTGAATCCGCCGCCAGTACCTCAGGGTGGAGATGCTCTGAATCCGCTGCCAGTACCTCAAGGTGGACATGCTCTGAATCCGCCGCCAGTACCTCAAGGTGGAGGTGCTTTGAATCAGCCGCCAGTACCTCAAGGTGGACATGCTTTGAATCTGCCGCCAGTACCTCAAGGTGGAGGTGCCCTGAATCTGCCACCAGTACCTCAAGGTGGACATGCTCTGAATCCGCCGCCAGTACCTCATGGTGGAGGTGCTCTGAATCTTCCGCCAGCACCTCAAGGTGGACATGCTTTGAATCAGCCGCCAGTACCTCAGGGTGGAGATGCTCTGAATCCGCCGCCAATGCCTCCAGGTGAAGGGGCTCTGAATCCACCGCCAGTACCTCAAGGTGGAGTCGCTTTAAATCCGCGTCCAATACCTCAAGGTGGAGAAGCTCTGAATCCGCCACCAGTACCACCAGAACTTCAAGATGAAGGAGATCAACAGCCACCGTTAGTACCTCAAGGTGGAGCTGTCATACAGCCACAGCAAAATCAGCCATTCCCTAAAGGCGCAATTGATCAACAGCTGCAGCCAGTTCTGCCGATAGCTCATCATTCGGTTTATAATCACCAGCTACTATCGATTCCCGGTCGTGTTCCGAAAGCTTCAAAGAAAATGGTAAAATCGGTACGACGAATGCGTAAAAATAATTCCCGCCAACATAATCTTTTGGATAGATTTGAGAAGTTTCTCGATTCCCAAAACGTCCCTGACAGATTTTCATCGAAGAAAACATCCGAAAGTAGTGCAGTGTTACCTGTGGCTACTACTTCGCAGCTACAGACCGTAACTCCTCCATTGCTACCTGTGACACAACAGCCTCAATCAACGGCATCTACTGTTCCTCAAAACGCCTGTTATTGGCCGCCGGCTAcccaacaatatttttgttaCCCACCACCACAATATGCAGCTTCTATGCAGCCGTATCAATACCCTTATTCTCACTATTCTTGTGGACAGTATCCACCTTCATATAATTTCCCACCATATAATTTCCCACCTCCATCTATTTATCCAACCGCACCAAATTATCCAACTCCATCTAATTATCCATCCACACCAAATTATCCAACTCCATCTAATTATCCATCCACACCAAATTACCCACCTCCATCTAATTACATGTCATATTATCCTCCACGTTAATATTCGTAAATATATTCACTGATATCACTGCATGTAATGGGATGCGTCagagaaataaaatacattgagttcaatctaattatttattcgttctttaattatttttatagtttttaaaaccaGGTTACTTAAAAGTATCTCAATGAATGATAAAGCTAAAAATAACAGggcttttgttttatataaatacattgaaaatattattttataacttgcTTTTACGTTAAATCAAAGTAGACAAATTCGTAAAtctataaagtaaaattttttacgattattatttgtagTCTAAAAGAAaactcaaatttaaatttgtaaactCGGGAAATGTAATTAACAAAATCAAAATACCAAGCCAAGTAAGTAAATACTGTTGCCACTCTTCGCTGGAAAAttgtaatgaataatttttctgatttAAAATGAAAGCAGAGTTCGTTATAGACTTCTTGGTGTGTATGCacaaaaactgtttttttttttttttttggtgtgaCAAAGAATTTAGTTTTTGTAATACCAGCCACCACCTCTACCTATCGCCCAGACTCATTTTTTTGctattaagggcattctcagaaaGTGCTCCTCACATTTCAGAAATATGTGATGACTTTAAACTGTCATcactgtattaaaatttaattaattaattgagaaaaattgaatatttaattgaaaaaagaacaATTTCGCAGAGATGtcgaattttacaaaaaattacttacagtcgATATAACTTgagagttaaacaaaattagttaaatgaatttcagtaaaatcttcttgtcaattatttaatttgaattttcgaagtttgtaggctaaaatttatttcacaaaTGTTGTTTAACTTCTTATTGAAATCAACaataaggaattttttttaattttttatctcagtGAAAAAACTTCTACGtagtccttttttcaattaaagttttaattaaattttaattaattaattgaattttaatacgtttatgaaaattgaaagacattccaaatttttaaaaagtagggGGTACTAGCTGAAGATAAGCTTAATGCCGCCAAAGATCGAGGAACCTAGAAGGTATATATCGTACAAACGTACAAGAGCGAGACAGCAAGCAAGCCataaccctgaaaatttcaccGCTCTTCCCAGTGCGTCAAGTGActaaggataaaaaaatataacaaaagtaagtaaatatcaatatactaaaaatcaattaacaaacttttttttttataaaataataatataataaaataaccgaATTTAAACTATTACAGAATATTTTAGAACAGCCAGTTGAAAATTGAAGGTTAGAGAAAGaggataattttatttttaatgagaaTAAGAATACTCAATAGTTATACCATTTTTTACAAggtaaatattgaaaataatgattaaatcATGGTAATAATATCGTTATAAATCGTATTAGTagtaatcaaaaaaatataaaccatatgaaatataattaaaattacagaaGCGGCCTTGAAAGGTTATGAGAATATATTATAATCATGGAActtgaacgaataaacaaTGGAATGAAAAGTTTATGAACGAATCTTGAGATTATGACTTGAAACACaggattaaataattaaacaagacatcgttaaaaaaaaaatgtgaaagtATAAACAAAGTTTATATGTCAGGAGATTACCAATTGACGAAACAGCTGAATTTAGAGTAAGtactttgtttatttaaatatagaaaTTACAGGCGATAGAAAATTGAagattgcgaaaaaaaaaaaatttatcaagtttGCGAATGGAATTCATCTCGGTGAGGAGGAGCAGataaatgttattaattatgagaTGAAAGAAGCAACAAGTGCAAATggaaaaaaactacaagtttCTATAAGTCgaaacaatttaaatacaacccgaggaaaaaagtaattatacaattgtgaaaaattatatataaattagatagaaaaaatggcccaaTCCGGTTGTACACAatctgtataaaaattgtatacaattcgatacaaattatatacaattctattaaaattgtgattatatagaattgtctACAAGTTCTATACAgattgtatacaattgtatcgagccattttttctatccattttatatataattcatatataatgcataaataatattataaaattgtataaaattttttttcatcgggtacaTTGAACAATTGACATAAGATaagaaaataagtaatattaaGAAAAGAATTATACTAACTGTAAATTGGcggaaaaaattgtaattaatttagaataGCGGAAAAATGTcgttaatgacaaaaaaaaaatacttttaaaatggaagaaaattaaaaacaaaaatgtgAATCTGTTTtagaaatgtaattttaatttagtataaaaaaaaaaaaatgaacgtcGAGGAAAGA from Microplitis mediator isolate UGA2020A chromosome 7, iyMicMedi2.1, whole genome shotgun sequence includes the following:
- the LOC130672213 gene encoding uncharacterized protein LOC130672213 isoform X1 — protein: MNSFKGNPRGGGRRPHGDRSSTAGNRQLRSSQSSLPPLAEPRPSNGPQVPRRRGRGSRQPSRVPQGGGALNPLPIPQGGGALNLPLASQRGHAVNQPPVPQGGGALNLPAVPQGGGALNLPAVPQGGGALNLPAVPQGGGALNLPPVPQGGGALNLPAVPQGGGALNLPAVPQGGGALNLPAVPQGGGALNLPPVPQGGGALNLPPVPQGGHALNPPPVPQGGDALNPLPVPQGGHALNPPPVPQGGGALNQPPVPQGGHALNLPPVPQGGGALNLPPVPQGGHALNPPPVPHGGGALNLPPAPQGGHALNQPPVPQGGDALNPPPMPPGEGALNPPPVPQGGVALNPRPIPQGGEALNPPPVPPELQDEGDQQPPLVPQGGAVIQPQQNQPFPKGAIDQQLQPVLPIAHHSVYNHQLLSIPGRVPKASKKMVKSVRRMRKNNSRQHNLLDRFEKFLDSQNVPDRFSSKKTSESSAVLPVATTSQLQTVTPPLLPVTQQPQSTASTVPQNACYWPPATQQYFCYPPPQYAASMQPYQYPYSHYSCGQYPPSYNFPPYNFPPPSIYPTAPNYPTPSNYPSTPNYPTPSNYPSTPNYPPPSNYMSYYPPR
- the LOC130672213 gene encoding uncharacterized protein LOC130672213 isoform X2 encodes the protein MNLFKLKQRGGGRRPHGDRSSTAGNRQLRSSQSSLPPLAEPRPSNGPQVPRRRGRGSRQPSRVPQGGGALNPLPIPQGGGALNLPLASQRGHAVNQPPVPQGGGALNLPAVPQGGGALNLPAVPQGGGALNLPAVPQGGGALNLPPVPQGGGALNLPAVPQGGGALNLPAVPQGGGALNLPAVPQGGGALNLPPVPQGGGALNLPPVPQGGHALNPPPVPQGGDALNPLPVPQGGHALNPPPVPQGGGALNQPPVPQGGHALNLPPVPQGGGALNLPPVPQGGHALNPPPVPHGGGALNLPPAPQGGHALNQPPVPQGGDALNPPPMPPGEGALNPPPVPQGGVALNPRPIPQGGEALNPPPVPPELQDEGDQQPPLVPQGGAVIQPQQNQPFPKGAIDQQLQPVLPIAHHSVYNHQLLSIPGRVPKASKKMVKSVRRMRKNNSRQHNLLDRFEKFLDSQNVPDRFSSKKTSESSAVLPVATTSQLQTVTPPLLPVTQQPQSTASTVPQNACYWPPATQQYFCYPPPQYAASMQPYQYPYSHYSCGQYPPSYNFPPYNFPPPSIYPTAPNYPTPSNYPSTPNYPTPSNYPSTPNYPPPSNYMSYYPPR